The nucleotide sequence AGCGCAGGAACCCCTCGACGACGTTCTGGAACCAGATCCAGTTGTTGGTGTGCACGAACGTCCCGAGGATCTCCGCCATCCACTCGACGACGGTCTCGCGGGTGCGCTCGGGCAGCCGGTCCCACAGCCACGGCCGGGTCTCGTGCAGCGCGATCGCGATGGACGCCGCCTCGACCTTGGCCTGGCCGCGCTCGCCGAACCGCGGCCAGCGCTCGGGCGAGGACGGGTCGGTGCCGGCCGCGAGCCCCTCGGCGTACCAGTCGGCGAACCCGTGCGGGTCGTCGCCGCCCGCCCCGCCGACCCGGAACCCGGCCAGCAGGAACGTCCGCGCGAACGCCTCCAGCCCGTCGCTCCACCGGCCGCTGGCGCCGGACAGCCCTGGCAGCGAGATCAGCGCGTGCCGGGGCGAGGCGTGCGGACGCAGCGCCAGCAGCTTGTGGTCGGCCACCACCTCCCAGTGCGCCCGCGTCCAGCCCGTGTGCGGCGACCGGACGGCGTCCTCCGAGGGCAGTTCCAGCATGGGAGTCCTCTCCGGACAGCGTTTTCCTGTGGCTGTTGACACGGCGATTGAAACCATACAACACTCATATTATGGACGATGGAGTCACATTGCAGGCATCCACTCCCACCATGTTGTCGCGACGTGCCGTCATGGGCATGCTCGTCGGCGCGGCCGTGCTGCCGCCGGTGCTGGGAGCCTTCGGTCAGCCGGCGCACGCCGCACCGGCCACGACGGCGGACGATCCGGCCGTCCCCACCGACGCGATGCGCCGCACCGAGAAGCCGAACCTGGCCTTCCGGCAGGTCGCACAGCTGTCCAACGACCGCTACCGGGTGACGTTCCACGAGGCCACCTGGGACGGCGGGCGCAGCTACGTCCGCGACCTCGAACTCCGGACCGACGCCGGCTGGGTCGCCGTCACCGACCCGGAGCGCCGGTTCGACGAGCAGTGGGTCGTGCTCACCGGCACCGAGCGGCCCAGCCCGCGCTACTACTACAGCTCCGCCACGCCGCACTGGGTCGCCTTCGACGGGTTCCGCCAGCTCGGCCCGCGCACCGTCGAGCTGACCAGCACGAGCCCGGGCGTCCACGAGCTCACGGTGCGCTGGTCGCTGGACCGCGAGCACCCCGAGCTGCACTACACCGTCACCGCCCGGCAGGCCGGCCACTTCGTCGTCGGCTACCAGAGCCTCGACACCGGCACCGCCGACGACGCCGAGGAGGTGCTGTGCGGGATCCGCCAGCACGCCCGCGTCATCGGCAGCCCGGAGTCGCTGAGCAGCTGGGAGCTGTTTGCGCCGATGAGCCTGGTGCAGCGGACCATCGCCGGCCGGACCGTCACGTCCGGCGTCTACATCCCCAGCGACGTCATCGCCTACGAGCACGAGCGCGACCTCGGCCCGTACCGGCAGCCGTTCGGGATGAGCCTGCTCAACGACGAGGCGCACGTGCAGCCGGTGGCGTACGCGCCGCAGGCCGGCGACCGGTCGCTGCTCGAGCCGGGCCAGAGCCTGGGCTACGCGTTCGGCGTCCAGGCGCATGCGGGCGTGCTCTACGACGCCTACGTCGCGCTGTGCCGCGGCGAGTACGGATTCACGGCCTACCGCGAGAACGTCTACGACACGTCGCTGACGCAGACGGCGTCCAACATCATGAACCTGGTCGGCATCGAGCCCGACGGCGACGACAGCGAGACGTTCGTGCCGTCGTTCTCCGGCTGGTGGAACCGGGCCAAGGGGTTCGCCGACTCCGAGAACGACCAGGCCGTGCGGACGTCCGTCGCCGGCGTGCTGCTGTCGGCGAACTACCTGCTGTCGCCGCCGGACCGAGCCGGCGACTTCTACGACCGCCGCGCCCGCCAGATGATGGAGTACCACGTCTCGCGGCGCAACCACGGGCACACCCCGATCATCGGCAAGGACGTCTACAACGACACCTCGGCGACCGTCTACGGCCTGGGCGGCGTCGCCGTCGACGCGAACACGCTGGTCCCGCTGTACCGGCAGACCCGCGGCCAGAACGCGGCGCTGCACCGGCTGGCGCTCGACACCGTCAAGGCCCCGCCGTTCCGCGACACCCGCGCGCCGTGGAGCAACGCCCTGCAGGCCTACGTCCTGACCGGCGACGAGGGCTGGCTGGCCGAGGCGACGGCGCTGGCCCGCCGGTACCTGCGCGACCAGGTCCTGACGCCGTACTCGAACAACCAGGGCGACGGCGTGTTCGTCTTCTCGTACTCCAAGCACTGGCTGGAGCTGTTCGTCATGTACGAGCTGACCGGCGAGCGCGACTTCCTGGACGCGGCGTACCGCGAGGCGCAGCGGTTCGTCACCCAGACGATGGTGCGGCCCGTGCCCGACGGCACGGTGCGGGCGCCGGTCCCGTACATGATCAACATGCAGTTCGACGACTGGAACGGGCACCTCCTGCCCGACTACCCGCTCGACGACATCGCCCCGGAGGAGGTGCCGGCCTGGTACGTGTCGACGACCGGTCAGACGATCGAGCAGCTGATCACGTACCGCATCCAGGAGCCGAAGCGGCACCCCGGCGGCGGCATGGTGATGAACCCGATCTGGGCGCCGTTCCTGCTCCGGCTGGCGCACGAGGCCGGCGACGAGTTCCTGGTCGACTTCGCGCACAACCTGGTCATCGGCCGCTGGACGCACTACCCCGGCTACTACAACCGCCAGTTCACCGCGCAGCACCTGCGCCCGGACTTCCCGCTGACCGGCCCGCCAGGGGAGAGCTGCATCTACTTCCACCACGCGCCGGCGCAGCTCGGCCTCACGCTGGACTACCTGTTCAGCGAGCACTACGTCCGGTCGGACGGGCGGATCAGCTTCCCCAAGCAGTTCGAGTGCGACTTCGTGTTCTTCAAGTTCAGCACCTACGGGCACGAGCCGGGCACGTTCTTCGGCGAGGACGGCGTCTGGCCGTACCTGCCCGAGGGGATCGTCGCCGTCGACCACCCGCAGCTGAACTGGCTGACCGGCGTCGGCAACGACTCGCTGTACCTGTCGCTGACGAACTCGCGCGACGCGACGGTGAGCGCGACGGTGACGTTCGACCGCGAACTGACCGGCATCGACCCGGGCCGCCGGTACGACGTCCAGGTGCTGATGGACAACGGCCGGTGGAAGCACTACCGGCTCACCGGCGGGAAGCTGCCCGTGACGGTGTCGGCGCGCGGCATCACCGTGGTGATCGTCCGCGGCGCCGGCCGGCCGGCGCCGTGGCACTGGCTGCCATCGTCGGAGGACCGCGGCGAGGTCAGCTACGCCTTCGACGACGCGCTGCCCGGCGCCGAGGGCGGCCTGACCCGCGGCATGCTGCTGGTCCGGCCGGACCGGACGGCTGC is from Jiangella alkaliphila and encodes:
- a CDS encoding golvesin C-terminal-like domain-containing protein, with amino-acid sequence MLSRRAVMGMLVGAAVLPPVLGAFGQPAHAAPATTADDPAVPTDAMRRTEKPNLAFRQVAQLSNDRYRVTFHEATWDGGRSYVRDLELRTDAGWVAVTDPERRFDEQWVVLTGTERPSPRYYYSSATPHWVAFDGFRQLGPRTVELTSTSPGVHELTVRWSLDREHPELHYTVTARQAGHFVVGYQSLDTGTADDAEEVLCGIRQHARVIGSPESLSSWELFAPMSLVQRTIAGRTVTSGVYIPSDVIAYEHERDLGPYRQPFGMSLLNDEAHVQPVAYAPQAGDRSLLEPGQSLGYAFGVQAHAGVLYDAYVALCRGEYGFTAYRENVYDTSLTQTASNIMNLVGIEPDGDDSETFVPSFSGWWNRAKGFADSENDQAVRTSVAGVLLSANYLLSPPDRAGDFYDRRARQMMEYHVSRRNHGHTPIIGKDVYNDTSATVYGLGGVAVDANTLVPLYRQTRGQNAALHRLALDTVKAPPFRDTRAPWSNALQAYVLTGDEGWLAEATALARRYLRDQVLTPYSNNQGDGVFVFSYSKHWLELFVMYELTGERDFLDAAYREAQRFVTQTMVRPVPDGTVRAPVPYMINMQFDDWNGHLLPDYPLDDIAPEEVPAWYVSTTGQTIEQLITYRIQEPKRHPGGGMVMNPIWAPFLLRLAHEAGDEFLVDFAHNLVIGRWTHYPGYYNRQFTAQHLRPDFPLTGPPGESCIYFHHAPAQLGLTLDYLFSEHYVRSDGRISFPKQFECDFVFFKFSTYGHEPGTFFGEDGVWPYLPEGIVAVDHPQLNWLTGVGNDSLYLSLTNSRDATVSATVTFDRELTGIDPGRRYDVQVLMDNGRWKHYRLTGGKLPVTVSARGITVVIVRGAGRPAPWHWLPSSEDRGEVSYAFDDALPGAEGGLTRGMLLVRPDRTAADAYVQSDSVEAATLAYWVNDGPEQIVADKPYPNEWTVPLAALTDTFAYEVRTLSATSQRRTLRLPSSVTGVAAGGAAAFGSLSAPATASPADELTLRVRLTASSSLSGVAVALAAPGGWTVTPSEPLPDAVAAGESVTGTFSVTVPADAALAVPHPLTATATWSGGSAELEPVTVELVDPVRLTAITPSPAVVPEPGGSIDLRIAVLNRGPVPVTRTVTITGQFHWSFSETTFEVEVPPRTELEHVVRATTRPTIPTEQTHFVSANLDGKPKVTISLRVEDPDIIAITNNDYPPRYDQTGSWLISGLAGADGAASRYSPEGVTGGTATWTPDLPEAGSYAVDVWYPSNFETATNAVYVVTHLGGETEFVVNQMEQPRTWRELGTFEFAAGMGGNVRIEVRDASTGYTRLSGARFRKL